Genomic segment of Gigantopelta aegis isolate Gae_Host chromosome 10, Gae_host_genome, whole genome shotgun sequence:
atggcatcgggacaTTCATCAAGTACTACTCAATGCCCTGAACAGGGTGAAAGATCGCGATGCCAACTAGAAATTGGACAAAATGTATACGTTGTGGCCCAACCATGGAAGCAAGAACTTTTGATACATATCCGGAAATTCGACAGTGATAAGGGGAAAACATTCCCCACCAAACAAGGTATCGCTCTAAATCTAAAGCAGTGGGTTGAACTGTGTGGATGTAAGAGTCAGATAGACGAAACGATTTCAGCCTTGAAACAAGGGAAGGATGAAACATTGGTCAAACACCTTGGAGCCAATGTTCATGCTAGTATGGACAAGAACTTTActggggtggacctgcgtcagtggtggtggtgtgatgaaATGAAATCTGTGAAACCttcgaagaaaggaatattcctttctctacaacaatgggagaaattgaaaggctgtttcacagtcatgtgtgattttgtaccagagctgaactcgagtgtgccctgcgccatgcaagatgaccatcaaaaccagatgggatttcttcagtgCTCCTTCTGCACCCCCAACGGGTACCATCAATAGAATGATTCCAACTAAACTGACTTGTATATAAGGCTGTGTTTTCTCTCCCAAGGGCTCATTCGTGCTTGAGAACTCGAAGAGAGCAGACGTGTTTGCTGatgattttgacatttttgtatcttgttgcactctatctggaacgaagacgatagcatcgggatattcgagcagtgttagcAGCTGCAGCAGCGACAAAGGCGACGTCTTGATCtgtaaatgttcagaaagacacacgatcaaaagagtgactaccaaacaagaAGATCAGACAGATCAAACGGACGCTGCACGTGAACCCGGTGAAATTGTGGATGAAGACCCCATGGATATCCGTGGACCCGTCGAAATCGTGAACGAAGAACCCatggatcagacggatgctgctcgAGAATATAAAACGGATGCTGCTCCCTACGATGATGATGCCTACGACGCCGATGACGAATGGGATGACCTTTCGAGAcattacttgttctgtcatcgACCCGAAATGAGAGGATTCTATACACGAATGCAGACATTTAGGTGGTGGCCCTTACAGTTacgccagaaaccgagggagctcgccaaggccggtttcttctacacgggagaccatGATACCGTTGTCTGTTACTGCTGTGGACTACGCgcctaccgatggcagagaatggacgatccagtgatggaacattacagtcTGTCCCCGAGATGTCCCTATCTGAAtaacgtgttcagacattaaacacGTATTGCATGAGTGTGAtacttttcgttttgtaaaataaactcgtgaataacacgttttgtttgttattaatttaagggtgaccctgtgtgtgtgtgtgtgtgtgtgtgtggacctgTGACCCTGAGtatggccctgagtgtggccctgtgtgAGGCCCTGAGtatggccctgagtggccctgagtgtgACCCTGTGTGAGGCCCTGAGTGTGGTCCCGGGAGTGGCCCTGAGCCGTGCACGAGCTATGCTTTGGGATGGGGGATGGGTCATACGTAccacacaaaatttaatctttgtgTGCATGCGAGAAATTGTagagagtataaataaaagggtaatgggtaacatcgtcatttgaggtaaAACCTTCAGagaagcaacatgtcagaccagtacaagttatatgtacccgacgtggataagtggacccgtttctacaagTTGCAAgcagaaggtaaacttcaacctcattttccagtgcaacgtggtggAAAAAGCCAGATGATGTGCAGTgtagatcgatgtctagaactgtatgaccctacatggaaaaaagaaaaagaggaacagaacaagcccccgtcacccaaagtcgtcatggtgtccccaacacaacaggtggtagagcaagccaaggccgagcagaaacggaaacgTGAAGAGAGTGCcgtggaacagaaacgacgagagcagactgggcaaaaacggcacaagcatttttgagaagactataaaagggggcatggcagtttcaacatcgtcagttcacgtcgaacacttcaatagacaacatcatgaatcagaaTTGGTTTATTCCGGAACATGTCATGAACAAAAGATCGTGTCCCTATGTCCAAAGACTTTTTCAAAACCATCAAATATGCTACGTCATGGGAAGACCTTCCATTCAGCTCAACTCCAGTCTCatatggctcctatagctcctgctccggctcctatagctcctgctcctctggctcctatagctcttGCTCCGTTTCCCctgggaaaaaaatgtagcgggtttcttctctaaaactgtcaaaattatgtttttcatccaataaccgatgattcataaatcaatgtcctctagtgatgtcgctaaacagaaacaaactttcacggtcagtgtgcataccatacaaaatttattctgctacttaagacgggcacgcgtcggtatgtcttttgtagttcacctggtttcataaacactcggagaggcgtaataaaatgcctttgtatgagggctgatgaagaggtctgataaagtactcctctattataaagcgaatgaatgaatggctgaatgaatggctgaatgacggcaacaaagaaaacgtcgacaatgtgctaaagaaatacaaatgaatgaaaatcatcacacacgcattttgtctggcgacatgaaagcctcactttaaaccaaacagtcagcaaacagttacagtccttccccacaagacatattttaacggctattattttgggtttctagaataaaacactgtgaaaaaaccATTCACGTctatgtccactgtgaatacaaaaatacaacaacacaatagacgttatacaatgaagccaaaaccaaCATCAACGTCACTTACACCTGGCCtatacatattgttattattaattgttgttgtttctttgcttttatttgtttgctgacaccagtttgtttggtaatattcaatacattgaattgaatacaccatgatcgcacacctGTACCAaggtcattgtctcctacacaaaggccattgtttcctccATGGACATTGTCTCCTATACAAAGGTCATTGTGCCATTGTTTCCTTGACCATTGTTTCATACcgaggtcagacacctgcaccccctatacaaaggccattgtttcctacacaaaagccattgtgtcattgtttcctacacaaagaccattgtctcattgtttcctacacaaaagccattgtttcctaccaaggtcagacacctgcacccacctatacaaaggccattgtttcctacacaaaggccattgtttcctaccgaggccatacacctgcacccacccATACAAAGGCCactgtttcctacacaaagcccattgtctcctaccaaggtcacgtgatcacgggaaagtaggtcatggcaccatacaggccctaatactactcccactggagacgtgtgttattcactaacacttggcccactggagacgtgtgttataCACTaacacttggcccactggagacgtgtgttataCACTaacacttggcccactggagacgtgtgttataCACTaacacttggcccactggagacgtgtgttataCACTTACACTTagcccactggagacgtgtgttataCACTaacacttggcccactggaAACGTGTGTTATACacttacacttggcccactggaAACGTGTGTTATTCACTAACACTTGGCCCACAGGAGACGTGTGTTATTCacttacacttggcccactggagacgtgtaTTATACGTGTGTTATTGTGTGTTATTCacttacacttggcccactggagacgtgtgttatacacttacacttggcccactggagacgtgtgttattcactaacacttggcccactggagacgtgtgttatacacttacacttggcccactggagacgtgtgttatacacttacacttggcccactggagacgtgtgttattcacttacacttggcccactggagacgtgtgttatacacttacacttggcccactggagacgtgtgttattcacttacacttggcccactggagacgtgtgttataCACTaacacttggcccactggagacgtgtgttattcacttacacttggcccactggagacgtgtgttataCACTTACACTTagcccactggagacgtgtgttattcacttacacttggcccactggagacgtgtgttattcacttacacttggcccactggagacgtgtgttattcacttacacttggcccactggagacgtgtgttatacacttacacttggcccactggagacgtgtggTCACCCAGGGCAATCTTACAGCCATAAGATATCGGGAAAACTCGAAGGAGTCGTAAATATATCGGTGTTACGTGGAAAAGTTTAGCAGAGTAACCCAAAACGCACGTAGCTTTGACGTAAAGCTACAGGAACGCGACTGTAACTCGAACGACTTGTACATTTACAATAAGGGGATTTCCTTGTTTCCACCAATGAGATCCATAGTAAAATCTTGTAACACGTACTGACAACAGACGGgtggatgtagttcagtggtggagtgctcgcttgaggtgtgatgggtcgaAGCAGAATGAATCGACCTCAGTGTACTTCTAAATGTTTCCTTCCCAgttagtgccccacgactgatatgtcAAACACTGTGGTCTATATTGTCctatggaaaaatgcatataaaaatcgaGTCCTTTTGAAAGGAGTTGCTGGTTTCTCACTATCTCCCTCCTCATTTCGCACCCCGAAGTATCGAAATGACCATGTTACATcaagagtagtagtagtagtagttgttgtggtGGTTAGTATAGGAGTGtagtaggagagagagagagagagagagagagagagagagagagagagagagagagagagagagagagagagagagagagagagagagggagagagagagaatgaatacCGTTTGCTCGGTGGCGAGGCTGTGATATGACATCACATTTGCCTGTGCTGGTTGTTCGTGCATTGACGTCATCACCGGCAGACGCGCACCCCGGCGCAGAGTCTTCTTGGGTCTGGAGAACACGCTCTGGTGGGGAAGAGCTTACAAACAAGCGTTCAATTTGATTACAATTCACAAAACTATCACAATTTTCAAAATCGTACCTCTGTGTAAAGTGAGTGAAAAGGAGGTTTGGACAAAATCATGACTATTTCCaggagatttagctcagtcggttaagtgctcgTTTGAAGTACTTGCGTTGCAggttcgaaccacctcggtggatccattcaattgatttggtgtttctcgttccaaccagtgcaccacacctggtgaaagaaagaattgttttatttaacgacaaactcaacacattttatttacggttatatggcgtcggacatatggttaaggaccacacggatattgagggaggaaacccgctgtcgccacttcatgggctagtcttttcgattTATATATTGtgcgttgttttgttttatttgtttggggttgtattgttttcgttgttgttgtttgttgtttgttttgttttgggtggggctttttttttgggggggggggtaggggggtgTTTTTAGGCTGTTTTGGGTGACTTGTTTTCAAGAGGATGTTAAAGTATTAAGAGCTTTATCAAGATGTTTGTACTAACAACTAAACGTACGTAATTATTCCCCTCAAGTATAAACCATTGTTTCAATTTTGTTGAAAACAAAGAAACCGAGAAAGTGAATATCTACCTTTTCAAATTGTTCTTCCTATGGCATGTCACGGTGACCTTGACAGTTGGCCAGGACAGTTGACTTGATTTGTGAGTTTGACGCAATTGACGAAGTTGACGAAATCGTTGAGGTTGACTTGATTGGTGAGGACTCGAAAGATGAGGTTGACTTTATTAGTGAGGTTGACGCGACTGGTGAGTTTGATGCAATCGATGAAGTTGACGCGATCGTTGAGGTTAACGTGATTGGTAAGGTTGACTTAATTGATGACGTTGACTTCATTGGTGAAGAATCGAAGGATGAGGTTGACTTGATTAGTGAAATTGACGCAATTGTTGAGGTTAACGTGATTGGTGAGGAGGACTTGATTGGTGAGGAGGACTCGAAGGATGAGGTTGACGCGATTGGTGAGAATGACACGATTGGTGAGATATTGGTGAGGTTGACGCGATTGGTGAGGTTGACGCGATTGATGAGGTTTGTCTCGGACTTGCAGATTTGGTTTTCGGTAACTCGGTGACACGGATGTCATGTTGCGTCTgtgtttgtagtagtagtaattgttcTTCTTGAAGTCTGGCCTGCAAGATAAAACAAGATTCAATCTACAAACTGGCTGGAGTCCATCATTACAAAACTGGTTCTTAATCAGAAATAAAATGAGAGGGCGTATGACTCTATTATCTGTATTCGTTTGGGTTTTACTCGCAAGTCATATCCCGTTTCATACAAAATCGTATTCGCTAATTGTTCCATAAGGGTAATACCGACGAAGCTTGCCGCTGATTTTGCCGCTTTACTGTATGATACAGTCCCTGCAAGTAAGCGCGCAATGCGTGTCGCGTGGGCACACACTTTGCTATACTTCACCACAAGAACGTACAGCGTAGATTCGTTTTGCATATGGGCGTCGGGTTTCTTGGTGTAGCATTGGTACTGATTAACAACATGTACGTTTAAAGTTGTGACCGTACTCgaaaataatcaaactaaatctctgtggcatcagatttaggaaaacaattgtaatttagacacagtagctggcgAGCATTTCGTTGTCGACGAATGCAAAAGTATTACATAGTCtcctctagccttcccctacatatcaataagaggagggctggaggtgactcgagctagagGGACTATAACATCATGTTATTATGCTCGTTTCCAGCTTTTGTGTTTGTAGTAGTTGTTTTGAATCGCAGTGAAGCCGTGCAGATGCTACGTCTTATATATGTTGGAAGGTCAATAGGTAATGGTCATGGCCGCAATATTTTATGTCTGTAGGAACGTAAACAGGTGAGAGTCACGGCCGCTACGTCTTATGTCTGCAGGAAAGTCAATAGGTGAGGGGTCATGGTCACAATATCTTGTCTGTAGGAACCTCAACAGGTGACGGGTCACGGCCGCTACGTCTTATGTCTGTTGGAAGGTCAACAGGTGAGGGGTCATGGTCGCTACGTCTTATGTCTGTTGGAAGGTCAACAAGTGAGGGGTCACGGCTGCTACGTCTTATGTTTGTACGAACCTCATCACGTGAAGAGTCACGGCCGCTACGTCTTATGTCTGTTGGAAGGTCAACAGGTGAGGGGTCACGGCCGCTACGTCTTATGTCAGTAGGAAGGTCAACAGGTGAGGGGTCACGGCCGCTACGTCTTACGTCTGTTGGAAGAACAGGTGAGGGGTCATGGTCGCTACGTCTTACGTCTGTTGAAGGTCAACAAGTGAGGGGTCACGGCCGCTACGTCTTACGTCTGTTGGAAGAACAGGTGAGGGGTCATAGTCGCTACGTCTTACGTCTGTTGGAAGGTCAACAAGTGAGGGGTCACGGCCGCTACGTCTTATGTTTGTAGGAACCGCAACAGGTGAGGGTTGACGGCCGCTACGTCTTATGTCAGTAGGAACCTCAACAGGTGAGGGGTCACGGCCGCTACGTCTTACGTCTGTTGGAAGGTTAACAGGTGAGGGGTCATGGTTGCTACGTCTTACGTCTGTTGGAAGGTAACAGGTAAGGGGTCACGGTCGCTACGTCTTATGTCAGTAGGAACCTCAACAGGTGAGGGGTCACGGCCGCTACGTCTTACGTCTGTTGGAAGGTCAACAGGTGAGGGGTCATGATTGCTACGTCTTACGTCTGTTGGAAGGCCAACAGGTGAGGGATCACGGTCGCTACGTCTTATGTCAGTAGGAACCTCAACAGGTGAGGGGTCACGGCCGCTACGTCTTATGTCTGTTGGAAGGTCAACAGGTGAGGGGTAATGGTTGCTACGTCTTATGTCTGTTGGAAGGTCAACAGGTGGGGATCATGGTCGCCACGTCTTGTGTCTGTTGGAAGGCCAACAGGTGAGGGGTCACGACCGCTACGTCTTATGCCTGTTAGAAGGTCAACGGGTGAGGGTTCACGGTGGCTACGTCTTACGTCTGTTGGAAGGTCAACAGGTGAGGGGTCATGGTCGCTACGTCTTATGTCTGTTGGAAGGTAACAGGTGAGGGGTCATGGTCGCTACGTCAACTATCTGCGTGGAAAGGGGACCTGTTCTTCCCTAAAAAAAACAGAGTACcctttaaaaaactaaattcatTGAAATTCTCTTTTCAAggagttggtccatgtgccATTTGCCATtggtcccctccctaaaatattttctggatctgccctTGGGGAGGTCATCAGCTGAGAGGCTACGGCCCGCTACTATTTGAAAGTATGTCTATGGTGACGGCTATGCATGAATGCCTCAGGCTGGCGGATCTGTACAGCAGTTACCGTTTCAATTTGCTCCAGCACCATCTTGTGTGGGGTTGGATAGTAGGGCCACAGCACATCGAACCGACTTGGCTGTCCCCGGGAGCGCCACCAGTCCCCTGCAAAAAACAGAAACGTATTTGTTGGTAGAGACACCTGTATGCTGTATGTCCACGGTGGTTGATTAGTTGCTATCTCACGGTCGAATAAGGGAagcttgaaatattttttttaataaatcctATTATTAGAGAATCTTTCGCCACATTGATTGAGGCAAACACCCCGTAATGCTGTCTCGGGAAGAATTTTCCAACACATGTCCTGTCGGTTCAATTCATCTGCCTATCCAGGTGTGTGCCAGGAGGGAGGggtttgggggtcgaaacccctccCTACTCAAGCAAATTTGGGGCTTTTTTCCATACATTTTCCGGGGAAGCATGTTTAGACCTCCCTAACAAGTTCGCTCGCTACAGTCTAGACCCCATCCtgctaaattttatatatatatgtgcgtgtgtgtgtgtgtgtgtgtgtgtgtgtgtgtgtgtgtgtgtgtctgtgtgtgtatgtatgtgtgtgtgttcattaaaaataggaGGAAAGCGCCTTGGGACTGTGCCTAAACCAGCAACCTGATTGAAATCAGCCCTCCTGGTCTACCACGGGTAATAGTTGTACACCAGTAGATTTCAATCAGGTGGACATCTAAGCTAAGTGAGCACAGAAGTAAAATACTCACTGTAAAACTCACGCTTCCGGTGCAGCCAAGTCGTTCtctgaaaaattaaattaagacattcaaattttacaaatttaagtGTTTGTACTCATTGCtgtaaaaataactataattgtctatctgtcttgtctgtttgtctgtctgactccctgtctgcctgcctgcctgccttccTGCCTACCTGCTcgcctatctgtctgtctgtctgtcaaaaCAATTGCAACTATTTATGTATAAATTGCATGCAGaacggggtttttttcttcagattttATGCGGTAAAACAATGTAATGCAACACTCAAAAATTAACTTATGTTATTTTATCGAGACTTACAGCCATAACTGGTTATATCAAGAGACATGGATTTCACAACGACAGGTTTTTGAGTTTAAAACAATCTTAAATATCCGAAAAGAATCAActtcatttatttaaagtgcatgtatattgatttttgttGCACCTCTTATACATGCCATGTCCTCACCCCTTCCCAAatcactttcattcattcattcattcatacattcattcattcattcattcactcattcattcatacattcattcagtGATCATTTATAGTGATTCCACAtgcggggtgtcgttaaacaaattaaaaaagaaagaaatgttttatttaacgacgcactcaacacattttatttacggttatatggcgtcagacatatggttaaggatcacacacagattttgagagcaaacccgctgtcgccactacatgggctactctttccgattagcagcaagggatcttttagttgcgcttcccacaggcaggatagcacaaaccatggcctttgttgaaccagttatggatcactggtcggtgcaagtggtttacacctacccattgagccttgcggagcactcactcagggtttggagtcggtatctggattaaaaatcccatgcttcgactgggatccgaacccagtacctaccagcatgtagaccgatggcctaaccacgacgccaccgaggccggcgtcgttaaacaaaacaagcaaaactGTTTCCACATGCGGGGCATAGATGTTGATAACCGCGCCCGCGCTACGTCAAACTCCACGCACGTGGGAAACGAACCTTACTGAACATAAAGAGAATTATAAGTGTCCAGCTTACCTGCTCATATTCTTCCCATGGAAGGATGAGCctgagaagaagaaaaaaaaaaataatataaaataataaatatacacaatgacaacttgttatataacaaaaaagGTGCAATATAAGAAACTTTCATTTATTCAAAAAAGGTAATTAAATACATTCATTTAAATAATCCAAAACCACCCGCCTCATTCCTGAATAATtgtaaaatcacaaaacaaactttcacataaaaaaaacccctaaaacaaacaatttaaataataaaatataacatcaaccaaattaacaaataaaaaaacaacaaacaaacaacaacaacaaataaataaataaattttaataataataataataactaattcGAAAAAGTGGAAACAGTAGGCACTCGTGAAGAATGTGCACCAAAACGCACGCCGAGGCAACTTGATGTATAAATcatttacaaatgtatttct
This window contains:
- the LOC121383952 gene encoding uncharacterized protein LOC121383952 — protein: MGSSFHGKNMSRERLGCTGSVSFTGTGGAPGDSQVGSMCCGPTIQPHTRWCWSKLKRPDFKKNNYYYYKHRRNMTSVSPSYRKPNLQVRDKPHQSRQPHQSRQPHQYLTNRVILTNRVNLILRVLLTNQVLLTNHVNLNNCVNFTNQVNLILRFFTNEVNVIN
- the LOC121383951 gene encoding uncharacterized protein LOC121383951 — encoded protein: MASGHSSSTTQCPEQGERSRCQLEIGQNVYVVAQPWKQELLIHIRKFDSDKGKTFPTKQGIALNLKQWVELCGCKSQIDETISALKQGKDETLVKHLGANVHASMDKNFTGVDLRQWWWCDEMKSVKPSKKGIFLSLQQWEKLKGCFTVMCDFVPELNSSVPCAMQDDHQNQMGFLQCSFCTPNGYHQ